Genomic DNA from Stigmatopora nigra isolate UIUO_SnigA chromosome 17, RoL_Snig_1.1, whole genome shotgun sequence:
TTGTAAACAAAGTTGTGCATGCAAGCATTTCTTGACTTTAATACAAACAAAGTGATTtattatttggattggattgaattagataagtttattcatcctgtatttgggaaatttcattgtgacagttgcAAGAAGGGAGGGAATGCACAATCCAAACTGTGTGGTAGATGGACAGATGGAGAGAAGCAACAGGTTGTACTTtgaaatatattgtaaaattgaCAAAGGAGTCGCTAGCTTTTTGTCCTGTGCTTGAGGTCACCGGACAGGCATGCACATACACAATTGACATAAACGGTTCCAGAAATAAAAACCTGCGGTCCATAAGGGTGTATTATCCGATGCTGGCAGAACATATCAGTTATATTACTCAGTGGTGGgtcgtcagggccttcaaggccttctctgctggcctaagaaatatctcaatcatatattatattttgcccatcaatacttattgaaTAAGtcaaaattgtctgttagcttcctttcattgattttccccctggttgcactgcttccagatgtgtgttttcatattgaagtatttaaccaattacatttcagccattatttgttgccagggtcagaaatctgcctcaaggccttgaCAATCatttctgcaggctctgctgcattaaacaagcgtcgataagactgttgctttaaccaatcaaatttcgagttggcaacaccacaatgccttgtcccAAGCGTAGGGATGCATCATTGCCATCTTGGAGGcctagggatacgtcatcgctttcgcCAACTATGTTGGCTAGtgattagccagagctaccaaactgtatctggggctagctgcacaagcaaatatattgttgtgttgtaaGGATGAGTTCTCTGGTTTTGGAGACATTCAGTGCAAAGTTGTTGAGAGTGCCCCACTCACTGAGTCTGTAGGCCGTCTCATTCTCCTCTGTGATCAACCCCACGGTGTTCGGGCGATTTGTgtaaagacgtttcgccgacgaaCGTCTGGCCGATGGACAGTTCGCCAAGTGGGTGTTTGGGCGAACGGATAGTTATCCGAATggatagttagccgaacggatagttagccgaccggatagccagccgaacGGACGTTGCGCCGAAACGGGATtcgcgcgctcgccccgccccgtcgtgtgtttacatgtttttcaacatcggcccgcgggccatatacgaaCCGttaaagataacaacattcatttaaaataacaagggcatttattcacagccaaacacacgcagaacagtaggtgacagaagaagaaaaaagtagttataacagtaagtactgtaatgaaattgtaaatccaggaatcctactccagaaaatttaaaccagcatagaaaacattgagattaatctttgaattaaggttctcagcaaattattttgaataaatatttgctaaaataatgggaaataatcaaaaataaaaatattgttcttattggcacACCTCACTAaaagtgtttaattgcattttcaGGTTTTATTCCCTAAGCCTTCTAGTCTGTCTTTAGGTATGTCttctagtgtttttttcatGCGTAGCAAGagcgtgtgtttgtgtacacatataagaaattataaaatattggCAGCACATTGTACTACGTACTTGTATTTAAGAATATTTCCAGCGGGGGGCAGTATATTTTGAGGTggccaatttcgtcatacgcagctgggtatggcTTTTGTctagtcaatgatgatgacaaagcctatgtccgattattattattattattactatagctctttttactttgatgatcagtgatgagtatgttaatacttaagtctttttttctgtttatctttcatcgttttttatatgtatcgtatcttgtgctgacccggcccatctgtcaaatttttaaagtcaatgtgacccccgggctaaaggtttgcccacccctgcactaaacAATCAGGGAGTTCTCCCTCCCTGTTTATTTTAGTTAAATTACAGAAACTTTCTTTTAATCATagggcatttctgggtcactttctaTTCACTTTGGGTTACTTGCTGTTTATTTAGATTCAGTGCAtggtcacttcctattgatGTCGGTTCAATTCAAGGAAAGTGCCTGTTTGTTTTGAGCCATTTGTGTGGTACTTCCTCTTGATATTGGATCAATTCCTGTCCATTGCTCTCAATTGTAGCCACTAAGTTCTTAATTAATCCACATGTTAAAAATTGTTAGTTTGTTTGATGAACATTTTCGTGTATCCTCAAGCAGATGTCGTACGAGGAGTGGGGCTCATCAGGGGAGGAGCAGCAGGAAGAAATGCGTCCTGAAGGCAGCGTTAGCCTCTTGGGCGTGTCGTCGACCCTGCGTGCTGTCGTCCGCATAAGGCAAAAGTACCAGGCCCTGAAGAAACAGCGACAGGCAACGGCACGTAAAAGCCCCAGGATCTTCACCTTCGACCCCCCTGCCTCCCCCGTGCCGTCGCAGCCGCTGAGGAAGAAGCGTAAGAAGAGGACAGTACTCTTCCCCAATCGGAGACGAAGAGCGACTGTGCCGGCCGAGCGGAGTCATGCCCGCTTTTGTCTCTACCTGCTTAGCGCCATACTCTTTCTTCAGGTACGGTATGTCATCTTCAAAATGCACTGCTCTTCCTAACTGTACTAATGGACTACCAGTGCCAGCTGCAACAAAATCTGTacctaaaatattattattcagtAGCAGCGCTAGACCTCCAATCTTTGTGAAGTGGCAGGGCAATCATGTAAACTCCATACAAAAAGGTCTGACCCATTTGAAAacttctaaattgcccctttgtgtgagtgtgagagtgactggttgttcgtctcctttgCCCTAcaattgattggctggccaccgattcacggTGTCCCCCACCAGGTCCTTGTAGCTGTGAAAGACCACGGCGCCTCTGTGCcccttttgaagataaaaaaaatgaatgaatgaattttttctttgtgtttttaacaaaacattttgttccGTTTTTCACCCAAGTTTTAATTTAGTCACAAGCCAGGCCCACCTGCATTTTTAGAACAaaaagacagtgtgccttaaaaaaaaataaaaaatttaaaaaacgagttagatgagaaaggaaaatttcTGTTACAATTGTATACAACTGAGTACAGGTATGTAGACGCAGGAGTAGAATGCTTTTCAGGAAAAAGTCAGGAAAACTTAaggtcaatttcaaaagaatttgacctatttaagcaatgtttgggtgttatttttgttaaaacattgtaaaccaaaacaatgaaaatatgatgaaaacaaaaactcaCAAAATAGCGGCGCTGTTGCGTAATTCATGCAACTAACTTGGATTGGAAATTACTAAGGAAGAACTTCAGAGTCCATTGAAGCAGGTATGGGTTTTTCGAATCTGCAGACAAATCTGCAGAGCGCAATGCTTAAAACTGCCACAACATAGCAGCAAGTTAACATATTTCTGGTCAGGCATACTCATCACTAATCCTTGCACATGCTCAAAGCTTTAGTTTACACACTTGGATAAGGTAAAGAAATTccatcactcgtctattaggattcAACAGCCGTTTCTAGCCACCATAATGTCAACCCTACGATGCACATTTCGGACAAATGTAGCgtgagaatgttaacataaaacgGCCACCCATCCACAAATCCCGCTTTATCTATTCCGTGATCcccgaaacactttttttcctgtcatGACGGAAAGACTCGGCGAGACACGGTGTTGGATGCACTGACCCAATGTAGTTATAAGGTAGAAagcctttccacgtcatttacaaacagcatttttggaagaatttctGCCAGTGAGTTTTCAGGTCCACTTAgatacacccacccacacatccatccataaatcacgctgttggggctactggccaacacttaaataaactcgaacacaggaacacacactgaggcagatggaatgaaagttgaaggccgcgtctgcagaggcgggggagtggaccatcctgaggcccgagagtgtgactactctccaagctcctcgaagtattattagagataagacaagtcataaaaatgggaggcgttaatgcaaatgaaggaggtggagtgcaaaaggtgtagtgcacattttaaccaataggtgtaagttaaattatattctagtaacttttaatacatcatagtgaaaagggtgcaagactaaatataagaatacaaatatatttcacacacGCTTTATGAAGATTATAGCTTAAGAGCCTCATGACTGCATGTATATTGCTGCCAATGGCTGCCCATAAATTAATTGCGTTTTGTATGATTTATTGAACAATGCATATATTATGTCCTCTGTAGATCATTGAGGGAAATGTACACTGTCCTATGTGGTGGAGTCTTGCTTCACTTCATTTTGTGCACTTGGCAGGTCTACAACGCCATCGAGAATCTGGACGACCATGTGATCCGCTACGACCTGGAAGGTCTGGAGAAGACTCTGCGCAGAGAGGTCTTTGGCCAGCATGGGGCAGTGGAGGCGTTGCTTTGGCACTTGAGGGACTTCCTCACCACCTACGTGCACAACAGGCCGCTGGTGCTGTCGCTGCACGGGCCTAGCGGTGTGGGCAAAAGCCACCTGGGCCGCCTGCTGACTGGACACTTTCGCTCTGTGTTGGGCGAGTCGCTGGTTCTGCAGTACTTTGCGTTGCACCAATGCCCCCCAGAAGACGCCGACGCCGTTGACTGCGCCCGCCGACTTGTCTCAGCCGTTGCCCATGCAGCAGAGCTAGGTAATAAGGAGGAAAAGATCCCGCTCTTTGTGCTAGATGAGGCCGAGCAGATGCGTCCGGAGGTTCTGGACGCCTTGTTGGAGCTGGTGGACTCACCGCCTGCTAACCACTTCCTCAACGCAGTCTTCGTGCTACTTGGGGATCTGGGCCATGAGCTTATTGCCGAGCAAGTGCTGCGCAACACCTCAGTGGGGCAGCCGGCCGACGCAGCGCCTGCGCTTAGGCGCCACCTGGAAAGCCACCACCCACTCTGGGCCCGGCTCCATTTGCTGCCTCTGGGACTCCTCGAGAAAAGGGATGTTGTCCGCTGTTTTATGGATGAGATGAGCCGGGAGGGCTTCTACCCAAACCGTGAACACGTGGAGCGACTGGTAGCTGAGATCCATTACTATCCTGCTTTGGGGGGGAGAGAGTATTCTGTCAATGGTTGTAAGCAGGTGGTAGCCAAGGTCAATTTGCTGTGACTGACCTTTGGCTtagaaacaaacaacaaaagagGGCCAATCCATGTAAACACGAAGTGAACctaaatcaatagaaaataacTCAGAATAATCCTCAATAAAAAGCAAGTGACATGAAACTGAACTGAAATCAAtatgaagtgacccaaaattaacagTTACACAGAAATGCCCAACATTTAACAGGAAGTGAGCTGAAATTGAACCTATATAcaagccagccaatcacagggcacaaatagactgacaaccattcacgctcacactcttaACTAGGAGGAATTTCAGGTGGCCTATcaatcatgtttttgggatgttggaggaaaacagagtaccaagaaaaaaagccaagcAAGCGGGCCAGTGAGaacatcatacctgtcaacttgtacgttttatacttattttatgcgtttttttaccatttcaaatcatgtacgccgtacaccgactttagtacgggtatttgtttttttaaattgccaatatttctgaaaaccgatctcaacaagattGTTtcggctaaaatccagatagtctcataggctggtagccaacgacgctactgtcatcgatcgttactatggTCACGGTATACCAGAAAAAATTATCcttaatcgtatgtatttttttagcggtgcgtacggcaatatcgataaaggatgacatgctcATGCGtaaatatacatagagtaaatatcgtggaagcaagcatggaggagccacctagtaagaaatgAGTTACCGCGAGTGAACAtgtgtcgtacggtgtttgtacgtttttttgggggggttatacggggaatcataatcatttattagggcagttatcggcagaggttgacaggtatggatcATCCACACAATCATCGAACCCTTAACCCAAGAACTGTCAGGCTGGTGTGCTAACAACTTATCCAAATGACCACCAGGAGATATTAAAACTGAATGGAT
This window encodes:
- the tor4aa gene encoding torsin-4A; amino-acid sequence: MSYEEWGSSGEEQQEEMRPEGSVSLLGVSSTLRAVVRIRQKYQALKKQRQATARKSPRIFTFDPPASPVPSQPLRKKRKKRTVLFPNRRRRATVPAERSHARFCLYLLSAILFLQVYNAIENLDDHVIRYDLEGLEKTLRREVFGQHGAVEALLWHLRDFLTTYVHNRPLVLSLHGPSGVGKSHLGRLLTGHFRSVLGESLVLQYFALHQCPPEDADAVDCARRLVSAVAHAAELGNKEEKIPLFVLDEAEQMRPEVLDALLELVDSPPANHFLNAVFVLLGDLGHELIAEQVLRNTSVGQPADAAPALRRHLESHHPLWARLHLLPLGLLEKRDVVRCFMDEMSREGFYPNREHVERLVAEIHYYPALGGREYSVNGCKQVVAKVNLL